In one Solanum dulcamara chromosome 1, daSolDulc1.2, whole genome shotgun sequence genomic region, the following are encoded:
- the LOC129891341 gene encoding uncharacterized protein LOC129891341 translates to MLIEQESRSAHSIHYFAYQLQLSLVAVSKKCVEVGELVLLVSSILNMLGASFKCMDEYRESQKKRVQEALDMGELETGRGLHQEFGLTRACDTRWGSHYKSFSNFILMFGSIVDVLNDIVVDSHCPDKNAKAMGFHRACQTFDVAFILHLMRDILAITDMLNKCLQKKEQDIVNVMLLVQVAKKRL, encoded by the coding sequence atgttgattgagCAAGAAAGTAGATCGGCTCATTCTATTCATTACTTTGCTTATCAACTTCAACTAAGTCTTGTTGCGGTTTCTAAAAAGTGTGTTGAAGTGGGAGAGCTTGTACTATTGGTTTCAAGTATTTTGAATATGTTGGGAGCTTCTTTCAAATGCATGGATGAATATCGAGAATCTCAAAAGAAAAGAGTTCAAGAGGCATTAGATATGGGTGAACTTGAAACTGGTAGAGGCTTGCATCAAGAATTTGGTCTTACTAGAGCTTGTGATACTCGTTGGGGATCCCACTACAAATCTTTTAGTAACTTTATTCTTATGTTTGGTTCAATTGTTGATGTACttaatgatattgttgttgattcacATTGTCCAGATAAAAATGCCAAGGCAATGGGATTTCACAGAGCATGTCAAAcatttgatgttgcattcataTTGCATTTGATGAGAGATATTTTAGCAATCACAGATATGCTTAATAAATGCTTACAGAAAAAAGAGCAAGATATCGTAAATGTCATGCTACTTGTTCAAGTAGCAAAGAAAAGGTTGTAA